A stretch of DNA from Apis cerana isolate GH-2021 linkage group LG8, AcerK_1.0, whole genome shotgun sequence:
CCGTGCTCACTGTATGCATGAATTTACTTTCATAtgcatatttattcatatttccaTAGTAAAAGAAACGTCCACCGTACTCTCCATATCCCGAGTAAGTGGAAGCTGGTGGAGGTCTTAATGGAAGTGTCAAAGGAATCTAGGAAGGAAAGAATATCGATAGAACTATTTATTGAtgataatatttcgtttcgtgTTTTGTTTCTCTCGCCTTTGCAAATGTAACCTGTAAGAGTAGTTCGTGTTCGTAATGTAAATTCTCGAAGAGATGCTCGTTCACACTACCCACTAGACGTCGTAATCGAAGATACATAAAACGTTGTTCGTCCCTCCAAGAGTTTTCTTCGGTATTTTTTGTAACTTCTAAACAGGTAAACCAAGCACGTTTCATTGTGTATTTCAGTTTCATGCTTACAGCTCCACCGAGACCTCTTCTGTTAGACGATACTTTGAAAAATAGTACTTGTCGACCTTCTACGAGACAATCCAAAACATCTACGACCTTGCATCCGGAGATTAGGGCCGATctactaatattatttcgtcGCGTAACATTTTAATCCATAAATGTAagcaaaatttagaaattattttctgtatactaaaaataattggaaaaaattaaatttttatggattAGTTGAAACATTAAG
This window harbors:
- the LOC107996948 gene encoding uncharacterized protein LOC107996948 isoform X2, which translates into the protein MKLKYTMKRAWFTCLEVTKNTEENSWRDEQRFMYLRLRRLVGSVNEHLFENLHYEHELLLQIPLTLPLRPPPASTYSGYGEYGGRFFYYGNMNKYAYESKFMHTVSTANLTVETEQQVQRPPSFDLVIEVDLKCTPELAPLAVRSILKSDEFETNESKTHKNQQLYLRMNVICSASIANRLPGNFVWELRSPRHVCQNL